GGCCGAAGCCCAGCCCCTGCCCGTCGAGGCTCGGCCCGTACCCAGTCCCAAACCCTCCCAGGGCCAGGAAACCGTGGCCTCCCGGAGAGGTGAGCAGAGAGGTGAACGCCCCGGGGGCCTCCCCCGCCTGCTTCGGAGCGAAGTCGGGCCTGAAGCTGGGAGGGTGGTGGACGGACTCGTTGGTGATGGAGGAAGAGGTCGACGCGGGGGACGAGGCAGGAGGGGCGGTGGAGGAGGGGATGCTGCGGAGGCGCttggaggaggaggtggaggaggaCTTGCGGGAGCCGCCGCCGACGGGGACGTTGCGTAGGGTGCCGCCTTGGGTCCAGTAGCGGCGGCAGGACTTGCAGAAGTGGCGGGGCTGGGCGAGGTTGTAGTTGTTGTAGTAGCAGAACTTGGTGTTGATGGAGTCGCAGCGGGGGCAGGGGATGGCCTCAGAGTTCGGTGGCGGAGGGGCGGCGGCGGGGCGGCAGGTGGTGGAAGGCATGATGTCggttctttcttctttcttcaacCTCGTTCTCACTCGAAGTTGTCTGTCTTCAGGTTTGGGTCGCGGCCTGAGGAGGGAAGGAAAGGGACAGTGGGGGAGAGGAGACCGAGATCTTATAGCGTCCGAGTTGTAGAGGAAGacaacagagagagagagagagagagagaaacgtAGGGGAAGGGATGAAACAAGAAGAAGCGGTGGGAATGGGGGGTGGGGTTTGTGTACGACGATGTTGGCGGGGGAGGGACACGTGGCGGGGGGTCGGGTTGATTTTTCTTGTGACTGTGATCAGATAGATGATCAGTGGGCTGTGGGAGGGGGGTTTTGTCTCGTTTCCTTTTCTTGTAATGGAGAGAAGGGGGGGAGTGGTGAGGGACTGTTCCACTGTGGCAGGTACCACCCCATGCTTGTCTGTAGTGTCTCCTGTTAATTGGGTCAAGTGGCAATAGATGGAGGGACAAATGTTGCTCTATGTGTTTGCCTAT
Above is a window of Punica granatum isolate Tunisia-2019 chromosome 7, ASM765513v2, whole genome shotgun sequence DNA encoding:
- the LOC116215591 gene encoding dof zinc finger protein DOF3.4-like; the encoded protein is MPSTTCRPAAAPPPPNSEAIPCPRCDSINTKFCYYNNYNLAQPRHFCKSCRRYWTQGGTLRNVPVGGGSRKSSSTSSSKRLRSIPSSTAPPASSPASTSSSITNESVHHPPSFRPDFAPKQAGEAPGAFTSLLTSPGGHGFLALGGFGTGYGPSLDGQGLGFGRSVWPFPEVSYIEGVYAGAPSSVSDAAAAAPPCNAWQLGAGEGGGNGTGGHGQVDGADGFAWPELAISMPGQGLK